In Lathyrus oleraceus cultivar Zhongwan6 chromosome 2, CAAS_Psat_ZW6_1.0, whole genome shotgun sequence, the DNA window tggatggcaattctcctacacTATCATAGTTTGTGTGACCCTGAGAGTAGTTGAAATACTGGTTACTTGTGGAGGGGGAACCGCTAATTACGGTACATCGTCAAAACTGACATTTGATTCACAAAAGGAGCACTTACTCCAACAAACGTTGACGTTCCTACACCACCAATCGTAGATTCGGTTGGTTGTTCTTCAGTATCTGGAGAATCATTATGGGGAATGAAAGTGTTTTTGGGACGTACCATTTTAACAAGAGTTCTACCACTCCTCAGACGCATAAACACTCAGACATTGAAAATATTTCATGTAAGAAGAAcaaaataaacaagcacaaaaTAACTTTTCTATAAAAATTTAAATTTCTTGCATTAAAGGATCCCACTGtgtgtgccaatttgtttaccgaTGTTTTTAGTAAATAAAATCACAAATTTTAGTTCACTTAAGGGATTAAACTCACCCTAAGGATAATTTGTGCAAGGTAGTTTGATGAAACTCATTTGTGCTTGGGGTGTTTATGTTTGAATATATGGGAAATTGGATAGAAATTCCAATAAGAACAATGCACAATTGTTCGAAGAGATAAAGTaaacaacaaataaaataaaataaaaataaaatgttTTGATAAAAGAATTAGAAAAAGGGATGCAAATTTATACATATTTCCTCACAAACTCTTTTTTCTTTGTGACTTGGATACTCGAGTTCCATAGAGAATAATGATAAAATTTGCGAATCTCTATTATATAACTGAAATCGACTTATATACTACATACATTAATAACCGTCGATAACAGTTACTACCCCATGACTGAACATGTTTCCTATTACGTGGACTTATGTCTTATGCGTTTCCACATGTTTTTGGTCTTTGAATTGCCtctaaacagttgttcactaTTGAAATTGTATTTACAATCTCTAACTACCTACATCGAAGAGTTTTTCTATCAAATCTTATAGTGTAGTGTCAAAACGTCTTTAGATCACCTAATCTTTGGACTCCTGAATATACCAAGTCCCAAGACCTGATAGGCAAGTCGAATTCACCACCTTTATACCATACTTTCATGTCGAAATACTAATTCATTGCAAACATTTATGAGATTCTGAACATATTTTTAAAAGAGAGTAATTTTAATCTTATGGATATGTTGTCTAAGATTCTTCTAAATCAGACTTAATAAGTTTGAATCCTTTGTCAAAAATCATAAACTAACCTTATACTCGTTTCTAAACTTCAAATAATTTTTATTATACTAAAAATATATTattaagagaaaagaaaatataatataaaatatttttatattattaattaattaaaaacatATATTCTACGTAAtcatatatttaattttaaaatattgatATAAAATGACAAAACGTAATAAATCaatattttctttttcatttctaCATCCATAGAAGCACATAAAATTTTTCCTATTTATTTTCATTTATCATAAGCACAGTCACCGACAAATAAAGCAACTAAAGAAGCATCGTAGACTTCCTCACAGAAAAAGACAAGTAAGAAGAAACAGATACTAACCAGAAAAGAAACTTGATCGAAGGAGTCTCGTATCGTATGAGCTGTGATGTGAGAGCACTGAGCACCATAGACAGACCAAAATCCCAAACCAAACCAACATGGCCGAGGTAGCAGTCTCAACAGTTGTAACAAAACTAACCCAGCTGTTACTCTAACCAGCAACTTCATCACTTTCAACACTCGCCACAGCAACACACCAACTCGAGAAACTCAAAAACGAGTTATCATGGATGCAATCTTTCCTTAAAGACGCCGACTCAAAACAACAATCCAACCAACGTCTTCGCACGCGGGTTTCCGAACCCATTTCCACAACAAAATCTTCACGCCTTTTCATCTCTACAAACTCGGCACAAGAATCGACAGAATCCTTCGCAAATCAAAGATATTTCAGATAGACGTGATACATACGGAGTTGTTATCAAAAGCCTTGACCCTAACCCTAACGCTAATGACCGTGACGGTGATAGCGAGAGATTGAGGCTTTGGAGACAACCGTCGCCTTGTTCAGAAGAAGAGTATGTTGTTGAGGTAAAAGAGGATTTTGGTTCAATTCTTACACAGTTGATTACATTAGAGCCAACACGACATGTTGTTTCTATTGTTGGTATGGGTGGTTTGGGGAAGACTACATTGGCTAAAAAACTGTATAATGATAGTAGAATAGCGAATCATTTTGAATGTAAAGCTTGGGTTTATGTTTCTGAAGAGTATAGGGATAAGAGGAAGGAGGTTTTACAAAGGATTCTTAGAGGTGTTGTTGATCCTCCTGCGGGAGATGAGATTGACAAGTTACTTGAACAAGAGTTGGTGAATAAGCTTCATAATGTGTTGGCGGAGAAAAGGTATTTGATTGTTCTTGATGATGTTTGGGGTATGGAAGTTTGGGATGGTCTTAGATACGCTTTTCCTAAGAGGAAATTAGGGAGTAAGATATTGTTGACAACTAGGAACTGGGAGGTTGCTTTACATGCTGATGCACACGGTCATCCTCATCAGTTAAGGCTGTTGAATCATGAAGAGGGTTTCACGTTGCTTCGTAGTAAAGCTTTTCCTGGAGCGAGTGCGATACCGTCTGAGTTTGAGAATCTTGCTAAGGAAATTGTGGTGAAGTGTGAAGGTTTGCCGCTTGCTGTTGTTGTGGTTGGTGGTTTGTTGTCTAGGAAGTTGAAGTCGAGTGGGGAGTGGGCTAGAGAGTTGCGGAATATTAGAGGGGGTTTGCTTGAAGATCAGGAGAAGATAACAAAATTTTTGGCTTTGAGTTACAATGATTTGCCTTCGCCGTTGAAATCTTGTTTTCTCTATTTGGGTCTTTTCCCAAAGGGTATGAAAATTCAGACGAAAAGATTGATCAGATTATGGATTGCTGAAGGTTTTTTACCACAAGAACGTGGCGAAACTGCAGAAGATGTTGCTCAGAGATACTTGAATGAGTTGATTGGCAGGTGTATGATTCAAGTGGGAACGGTGAGTTCGTTGGGAAGAGTTAAAACGATTCGCATCCATGATCTTCTTAGGGATCTTTCGGTCACCAAAGGAAAAGAGGAGTATTTTGGTGATACGGCAggctcatcatcatcatcatcatcatctcaacTAACTAAATCCCGACGGCATTCTATACATTCTTGCCATGAACAGTATGATTTCTTAAAAAACATTGCAGATTATTCACGTTCTCTGTTGTTCTTCAATAGAGAATATAATGCAGATGTAGACAAGAAAGTATGGATTCATTTGAGTTTTATGCAAGAAAAGAAATTGAATGTCATCTACACTGAATTTAAGCTCCTCAGGGTGTTAGAATTAGACGGTGTTCGGTTAGTTAGCTTGCCAAGTACCATAGGGGACCTGATTCAGTTAAGGTATCTGGGATTGAGAAAGACCAATCTCGAAGGAAAACTTCCACTTTCCATTGGAAACTTGCTAAACCTACAAACACTTGATTTAAGGTATTGTTGTTTTCTTAAGAAAATACCAAATGTAATTTGGAAGTTGGTGAACTTGAGACATTTGCTGTTGGATACACCGTTTGATTCTCCAGATAGCGGACATCTACGGCTGGATACATTAACCAATCTACAAAGCCTACCATACATTGAGGCTGGAAACTGGATAGCAGATGGTGGTTTAGCAAATATGACCAATCTTAGGCAGCTCGGGATAAATGGATTATCAGGACCAGTGGTGAATTCTGTTCTTTCTTCCATACAAGGATTACACAATCTTCATTCGCTGTCACTATCACTTCAATCCGAGGAAGATGAATTTCCGATCTTTATGCATCTGTCTCAATGCACACAACTTCAAAAGCTGTCTTTGAATGGAAAGATCAAGAAGCTACCCGATCCACACGAGTTCCCGCCAAATATGTTGAAACTGACTTTACACAATTCCCACCTACAGAAGGAGTCCATTGCCAAACTTGAGAGATTGCCAAAACTTAAAATGCTCCTTTTGGGTAAAGGAGCATACAATTGGGCTGAATTGAGCTTCGGTGCTGAAGGGTTTTCGCAGTTACATGTTTTGCGGCTCATTCTTTTGAAAGAATTGGAGGAATGGAAAGTTGAGGAAAAAGCAATGCCAATGCTTGAGTACATGGTTATTGATCGGTGTGAGAAGCTGCGAAAGATTCCAGAAGGACTGAAGGACATCACTTCTTTGAAGAAACTAAAGATTACAGGCATGCCGGTAGATTTTGAATATAGGCTTCGAACTATAGATTTGCTTGAGTTAAAAAATACTCCAGTAATCGAATCGACAACAGACATTTTAGCAATTGGTAAGTAAGCTAGTTCATCTTAATACAAAATTTGACATGAGAAAGTGTGTTAAAATACATTGTATGTTGTGGTCTTGTGGAGGCAGTGATTTAAGAAACTTACTTTCATTTTTGCATATCATACTGCAGATTGATTTCCAGCGCAGTGTTGGTGGGTGATAGGAGATTTCATCTGAGGAATGGACGCAATTTCATGTTCTGGTACTCCGTTATACAGCACGCAATCTTCATTTTATTTTGACAATGCAGTGTGTGCTCCAAGTAATTGTCAAAGCACCAACCAAACTTCTCTAAGTCAGTTTTTTGACAcccttttcttcttttttccCACATTCATCTCACAAGAATCCATTTAACACACAAAAGATAAGAACATCAGAATTAACAGAATTTGTGACAAATAGAGGCATAGTTATATCTCACGACATTGAGGAACTTCAAACCTTAGCCTAGGCAACATTAGCTCAGCTCCACGGATTTCATTTCTATTGTTTGTTATTGTTGCATCCTATTATTGTTATGTAAGCTGTACTTTGATATTTGTATATTGTCTTAGCTTATATTCAAACACATAAAGATTGAACACTGTTCACTTCTATTGTATGTTTTAAAATCCCCTTTCCGAGGTCTGTTCTATTGCATGAAGAATAGTTAAAAGTTTCAGCTCCTTGAGTTGGTTATGTTTTTTATTCCCTTTCTGAGGTCTGTTCTATATCTAGGATTTTTTTTTTTACTTTGATACAAACTAAAAATTCCATATTAGGAATAGCTTATTCTTCGGCATCTCAAATTGTATAATTGTAATGTAGACAGTAAaccatgaaaaaaatgcttagCACTGATAGAAATAGAGAATTCAGTTAGAATCAGATCAGAATTTTATATTGTATTGTTTGTTCCTAAAATGAGTACATAGCTCTTTTTATATAGAGATAGGAAAGGAGTAACTCACTGTCAGTTCAGCAGAGTTAATTACAGATTTAGTAATTAGAAAATAATACAAACTAAGTATTTTCTAACTATCTGTAACACCCCCCTTAGAAATGGAGTGTGTCTGAAGCAAGTTATGTTAGGCAGAAACTTCAAAGCAGATAAAAGTTTGGTGAGAGCACCAACCCATTGGTCCTGGACAGGCACATGAGCTACAACCAAGCTCTTGTTTAACACAAGAGATAACATTTGAGCCTAGAAACACATAAGCACCTGATGTTGACCTTATGTCATAAGGATCTGATGCACAATCATCATCACAGAATCCTAGAAGAGATAAAGGTTGATGAAGAGAAGCATCTTGAATGAGTAGACCATAGTGCAAAATACCACTAAGATACCTGAGAATTCTTTTTGCTGCTTTCCAATGTTCCTCCAAAGGATTAGATAAAATTGACACACTTTGTTAATCGAAAAGGAGATTTCAGGTCTGCTTAATGTAGCATATTGCAATGCACCAACAACTGAGCGAAACTGGATGGGATCAAGGACTGCATCAGACCAAACTTTGGAAAGTTTGATGCTAGAGACCATTGGTGTGGGCATCCGTTTGGCATAAGACATGTTAACTTTGGTCAGCAAGTCACACACATACTTGGCTTGGGAGAGGAGTAACGAGCAGTTGAGTAAGTGAGTGACTTCAATCCCCAAGAAATAGTCTAAGTTGCTTAATTGTTTAAGAGCAAATTTGTCATTGAGATTTTTTATTAAAGTATCAATAAAAGATACAAAATTTCCAGTTAtgattatatcatcaacatacaccaAAACCATAATGGAAAGGCTGGTGGTGTGAAGTAGAAATAGACTAGGATCACACTTGCTGGCTTGAAAGCCACACTGCAACAATGACCCTTTGAGTTTGTCAAACCAGGACCACCCTTTGAGTTTGTCAAACCAGGACCTGGGAGTCTACTTAAGACCATATATTGGTTCAACCTGCAAACAAAAGCCTTATCTGAAACCTCAAAGCCAGGAGGCTAGTGCATGCAAACTTCTTCCTCAAGGATGCCATTGAGGAAGACAATGTTGACATCAATCTATTGAATATGCCACCTGTTTGTGACTGCAAGTGTCAAGACTGTTCTGACAACGACCGACTTCACAATAGGGGAAAATGTCTCAGTAAAGTCACCGCCAGTCTACTGATGAAACCCCTTGGCAACAAGTCGTGCATTGTACTTGTTGATGGAACCATCGGGGTTTTCATTCACTCTAAAAATCCACTTGCAACCAATGGGCTTTTTAGTAGCATATGGAGACACCAAAGTACCTGATACTCATCTTTCATAACATGAAACCAATGAGGACCAGCCAAGGCTTGACTTACAGAGGTAGCTTCCATGTGGGTGAGTAGAAGGGTAAGATTGAGTCCTGGTTGAATGATACCATTTTTGGCCCTAGTTTGCATAGAGTGGATATTGAGAGGATTGATGGTAGGCTCGGAGATATGAGTATGAGCAGGAAAGAGACTGTTAGAGGAGGGAGTTTCAGGTGAGGAAGAAGGTGTGATAGTGCTGGCTTAAGCTATATCAAAGAAGGCACAAACATGTGAGATGGATGATATAAGTGAGGTGGGCAAGGATGTGTCATGTGAAGCAAAGTTGTTAGAGAGAAAAGGAAGATAAGAGCCAGGTCTAGAGCTAGACATAGGGGCAACAATTTGACTAGTAGCATTTGGAGAGGGAGCAGGGCTGATATGATGAAGAGGAAGAGGTGAGGAAATGTTTACGGGTGAATTTGGTAAACAAAACAAGTTTAATACTTAAAGGATCAAACCCAAAAGTATCCTAGAACATATTTGTGTGAATTGTAGTTTTTGAACATGTTGTCGAAATCGAAGAGCAGTGTTTGAAAGATAATGATTCGAACTTAAGTGAAATCGAAATGTAAAAGCTTTGCAAATAAAGTGACTAGAATCGAAATGCAAAGATTTAAAGGTAAAATGACAAAATAACTTGAATGCAATAATAACTTGAATGTAAAATGCTGAAATTCATAAATGTGGAACGCATACGTACATATTTTTTCACTTGTTTCTCAATACGCAAATACTTTGAGTTTGCTGGATTTTTAGTACAATTGCGGACCTACGGCATAAGCAAATTGTCAATTTATATACTAGTCTAAAAATAACTATCCACAACAGTCAACTAGACACATCGCGCCACGTTTCGTCTCCATGCAATCGTTATCTTCGACAGACTTTTACGTGTCTCTGAATAATCACCCGGTCTTATCCACGACTGACTCATTCGACTGATCAAAATAACCAACCAAAATATTGGAAATTTTACTAAGTCCAGACTTCATAAACCCCCCTCGATCATTGACTATTGTTCGATTGGGACATGTTAAATCCACCTTCGACAAACCAAAGTCACCAATTCAACCTATGGTCTCCATCGACCACGTTCGACTTCACAATTCACCATGGTATGCCTTTGTGTCTTTACTTACCATTAATATCTATGTCGAAAATCCAAGGTAATAGAAAGATACTGCTGGCACGAACCATGTATTGGAAGTAGGAGGGCTAGACTGAGGTGAGGCAGAGTTGGGAAATAACTCTGAATAATGAAACCTAAATTCATGAAACGAGACATCTTTGGAGATGTAGATGTGTCCTTTAAAAGCAAGACACTTGTACCCTTTATAGTAGTGGAATAACCTAAGAAAATGCACTCTTGTGATGTAAATGCAAGTTTAACCTAAAAAAATGCACTCTTGTGATGTAAATGCAAGTTTATGAGCATTGTAGGGTCAAAGAAAGGGAAAACATGCACAACCAAACACTTTAAGGCACAACCAAACACTTTAAGGCAAGTATAATCAGGATTTTTGTACATAAGAATAAAATAGGAAGATTGATTTTGTAGGGTAAGGCTAGGAAGCCTATTGATATTCCAAAGGATATGGACTAAAAGTTAAAGTAACATTTTATCATAAATTTAAAATTTGatataattaatattttattatgTTACCGTATTTATAattgtaaattttttttataaaaatttaatATATTGTACATATTAAAATGTAATAAAGTTCTTTGAAATATTTGTATCAATTATACATAAATATATAATCATAATTGTATAGTAAAAAATATGCAAAATAATACTACCATTTTAacatatatttaaaatttaatatcattttataccaaaataatatatattttttaaaaaaataaccaattattttaatttaatttcttAAATAACCACAATTTcaatttatttatcaaaataaccATGTTTCATGCATACGTTTAAagtaggggtggcaaacgggcatgtCCGCCCCGTTTCGGCCCGTCCCGCAAAAGTCCacaaaaaaacggggcggggcgatcatagttgaggatgcgggcctaaaacttagacccgcctcgcaaaaaagtgagggcggggcaGGGAAAGTccgcgggcactgcactctttaagcctaaaaatgtaaaaatttatgtaaatacacgtgcccacaaaagcccgcgaaaaaaacggggcggggcggggcggacacatttgagggtgagagcctaatccttggcccgccccgcacaaaagtgcgggcaaaacgggcatgccccgcgggccgagcccgttttgccacccctagtttAAAGCATGCATCAGTTGGACTGATGCATGCATTTTGTCATTGAGCAGAGGCGCCATCAccattggcgcatgcatgcagTGAAGCCAATGCAATTGACGCATGCTTACTATAAATCATGTGCATGCGCCATTGCATGTGGCGCAAGCtttatgtttttttaaaatttaaaattttatacttataaataaataaaataaataggtAAATGAAAGATAATTATTAATACTATGATATAAAGTTAAAATACATAACAATTGAGAAAAAAATCAATGATCCGCCCGATTGAAACACCCACTGTCCCACATCCTGGTGCGTTAGCCagtcttcgaggtctcccacgatttccttgaggtgtttgaggtctttgagtattgacatgatgcaatggaTCATTGAAAGAATGAGACAAACTTCGCATAAAAGAAGAGGTGTCAGAGTcattaaaaagtatcacatggaATTATCAGCTAATTATAGGATTGATCGAACTAATGCAACGAGGTATAAGATTTATTGTCGAAATGAGCTATGCCAGTTCCAGTTGTTAGCATCTTACCGGAAGAAGAGTAACTTTTGGGAGATAGGTTCTATGGGTCCAATTCACACATGCTTAATCACGAATCCAATGCAAGACCATCACAAACTCAACTCTcagttaatatgcgatgaaattttATCTTTCATTAGCGACAATCCGTCGTTAgaggtgagtacaataatctcgcatattgtTACACAATACAACTATACCCCATCATACAGGAAGGGATGAATAACTAGGACTAAGGCAATTGAAAAATTGTTTGGCAATTAGGAGGAGTCATACAAAAAACTTCCAAAATACTTGATGACACTTAAGTATTATGCTCCAAGGACTATTGTCAGTTTGGAAACGTTGTCAGCGTATACCCCAGACGAGACTTGTGTTACTGATAATGGCATATTCCACCGACTCTTGTGGGCatatcaaccatgcatcaaagattttgctttatgtaaacctattatacaaattaatggtacatggttgtatgaGAAATATAAAGGGACACTACTGATGGTAGTGACACAAGatgacaacaacaacatttttctAATCGCTTTTGTactagttgaaggggagactgctgggggatgaagttttttcctaaaaaatctaCGATTGCACGTTGCTCCTCAGACTAACTTTTGTTTGATCTCAGACAGTCACCCTTCAATAGTGAGTGCCTATAAAAATATTGATAATATTAGACATACccctaccaataaccgctttagtgcaaacaacctattttaggttaTGTGTGCTGTTTGAGatcagacgttccaaatggagttcaatGTTACAATCCGAGtagttgttcagtgatgcttcaatgaaattcattaaagaGGAAACTGCCAAAGCTAACATACATGTGGTCATGGTGTTcgaccgtactaaaggttggtacagtgTTGCTGAGTCAATGAatcacaatgaaggcatgtcGAGGGGACACTATCGAGTGAAACTAGATAAAGGTTGGTGCGCatgcggaaagttccaagcctttcgtatgccctgCTCCTATGTCATAGCAGCATAGTTCAAAGGTTCAACATGAACTTTCCAACTTActatctgacgtttacaaagtcataaacctttgcaatgtttataaaattagCTTTTCGgtggtagcaaaagaggattactgacatgcatatcaaggggacattctctgacacaatgaaataatgcgaagaaagaaaaaggatcACCCGAACAGcacccgtattcgaaccgaaatagatacgacgaacaaaatggttagat includes these proteins:
- the LOC127123646 gene encoding putative inactive disease susceptibility protein LOV1, with product MDIEEILDIFKDSQRTVNTNVAYEGSSYSNDNADSSSYEEDLGRDGKREQKPISQYGCEIKMQIGGYENIGYSKRDMYNEKFKGIRVKSFDTNDALDFLNGMCDNDYMMYLRHIVNENCDFEVKEFDVEWNALVSEFGLKDNPWMLEIYEKLNMWATTHMREPSCYSNQQLHHFQHSPQQHTNSRNSKTSYHGCNLSLKTPTQNNNPTNVFARGFPNPFPQQNLHAFSSLQTRHKNRQNPSQIKDISDRRDTYGVVIKSLDPNPNANDRDGDSERLRLWRQPSPCSEEEYVVEVKEDFGSILTQLITLEPTRHVVSIVGMGGLGKTTLAKKLYNDSRIANHFECKAWVYVSEEYRDKRKEVLQRILRGVVDPPAGDEIDKLLEQELVNKLHNVLAEKRYLIVLDDVWGMEVWDGLRYAFPKRKLGSKILLTTRNWEVALHADAHGHPHQLRLLNHEEGFTLLRSKAFPGASAIPSEFENLAKEIVVKCEGLPLAVVVVGGLLSRKLKSSGEWARELRNIRGGLLEDQEKITKFLALSYNDLPSPLKSCFLYLGLFPKGMKIQTKRLIRLWIAEGFLPQERGETAEDVAQRYLNELIGRCMIQVGTVSSLGRVKTIRIHDLLRDLSVTKGKEEYFGDTAGSSSSSSSSQLTKSRRHSIHSCHEQYDFLKNIADYSRSLLFFNREYNADVDKKVWIHLSFMQEKKLNVIYTEFKLLRVLELDGVRLVSLPSTIGDLIQLRYLGLRKTNLEGKLPLSIGNLLNLQTLDLRYCCFLKKIPNVIWKLVNLRHLLLDTPFDSPDSGHLRLDTLTNLQSLPYIEAGNWIADGGLANMTNLRQLGINGLSGPVVNSVLSSIQGLHNLHSLSLSLQSEEDEFPIFMHLSQCTQLQKLSLNGKIKKLPDPHEFPPNMLKLTLHNSHLQKESIAKLERLPKLKMLLLGKGAYNWAELSFGAEGFSQLHVLRLILLKELEEWKVEEKAMPMLEYMVIDRCEKLRKIPEGLKDITSLKKLKITGMPVDFEYRLRTIDLLELKNTPVIESTTDILAID